The Candidatus Margulisiibacteriota bacterium genomic interval TTAAGTTTGATAAATGGTAAAATAGGAGTATTTGATCCATTTTTTAATATGGATACAAAAACACTTAAAAAATCCATTAAAAAAATTGCGACAATACCGAATGTAAAAATAATTTTTACCGCACATTATGGCTTTACCGAGCAACAGTTAACCCCCAAAATAGCTAAGGGTATTGCTGGCTCGTTGAATTAACAAATTCTTGGCAGTTGCGCCCCGGTGAGCATATGCACAATGCGATGCCCACCTGCATTTGTTTTCAGGGTAACTGTTCCTGGTGTCTCTTTGACGACTTCACCAATAACAGCCGCATGTTTACCTAAAGTATCTTTTTTCATGATATTCATAATTGCCTCAGTATCTTTTGTAGAAACAACCATAACAACTTTTCCTTCGTTAGCCACATATAGCGGATCAAAACCCAAAAGCTCAGATATACCCTTTACTTGCTCTTTGACCGGGATATCCGGTTCGTATAGCTTAATACCAAAGGTTCTTTTCTCTACACATTCACATAGTACCGAAGCCAGCCCTCCCCGAGTGGCGTCTCTCATAAATTTGATATCCGGGCAGACAACCAAAATCTTTTGGATCAAATGGTTCAAGGACGCACAATCTGACTTTATTTTTGTATCAAATTGAAAACCATGGCGCTGCATCATGACCGCTAATCCGTGTTCAGCGATGCTTCCATTAATAATAATTTTATCGCCAACTTTAATATTTTTACCGATAGCTATTTTACTGCTATTTTTATGTAGTATGCCAATTCCTGTCGTATTAATAAATAGTTTATCGCAACTTCCTTTTTCCACGACTTTGGTATCGCCTGTTACTATTTTTATCCCTGCATTTTTTGCTTCGGTTGCCATGGATTTAACAATTATTTCCAAGTCCTTTAAAGGAAATCCCTCTTCGATAATAAAACCACAACTAATGTACAAGGGAGTAGCGCCAACCACAGCCAAATCATTAACTGTTCCGCATACTGCCAGCTTGCCTATATTACCTCCCGGGAAAAAAACAGGATTAACCACATAGCTGTCCGTTGTCATGGCCAATTCTTTTTCAGGAACTTTTAATAAAGCTGAATCTGTAAGAATAGCTTGTTTGCCCGTGTTAAAATATTTCAGAAAAATATTTCTAATTAAATCTTGAGAAAGCAGCCCGCCGCTGCCATGGTCGAGCAGCACATAATTAATCATTTTTATCCTTATCTTTATCCTGCGCTCTTTCCACAAGAATCGTACATTCAGTGAGCAGAGCTGCCACAGCCCCAACAGCTGCGAGGGCTGGAGCAAGCATCGCACCTACTACACCCACAGTTAAAGGTAAAGTGATGATTATGTGCCCTTCCCGATCTTTAATTGTAATCTTGCGGATATTACCCTCATGGATCAATTCTTTAATCTTCTTAAGCAGCATATCACCGTTAATTTTATATTCTTCTTTATTTTGTTCGCTCATAAGCCACCTCCAGAAATTGGTCATATTGTAACACAATTATTATCTTCAGCTAATCAGTTTAAAAACATGTTTCAGGCAACAAACCATACTTATTGCCGATATATTTATATACTCGTGAAAAATATTATGAAATACAAAATCATCTCTTTTACAGGATCACCAAAACCACCTATAAAATATTTAGAAGATTTAGCAGATAAACATCCATTTCTAAAACCTTGTGTAGCTTATATTATGAAAAATCCTTTAGAAATTATGAGACGCAACAAAGATTATCACCAATTCTATCCTCATAAAATTATGGAAAAACTGATTTTTTTGTACAACGAAATAAAACTTTTACATAGGGACCAGAATATAGACGCAGATGAACGAATTCAGAAAGAATTAATGATAATCGGGGATCTGCGAAACTTATTTAAACAATATAACTTCTACCCGTATGAACATTCCTTTAGTGAAACAGCACCGGAGACCTGGGTTGCTTATTGTCATATTAATTGCGCTGTATTGAACCTTTCGGTTCACATAGTTACTAAAAACGCTTTTCTGAACATAAAGGAAGCCAGAGAATTGTTATTGGAAATTGCCAAAGTGTTAATGTTCGATCGTCAAACAAAAGCTCATTGCGTAAATCATAGTCTGGCGAGCGCTTTGTCTATTGTATATCCTCTTATGGACGATAATTTGAAAGAAAATTTCATGGCACGAATAAATAAAATTATGTCAATTAATTCATTAACAGAACACGAAAGTGTAATTTTCCTGCTATATTCAATAATAAAATTTTACGGTTACAAGACTGTATCTGCCAAACCGGATTCTTTATCTGAGGAAGAACAGGGATTATGTGATTCGCTTAAAAGAAAGTATGAATTAGACAAAGAAGCTGAAGGCGGTTCTTATCTGAATCCGGAAAGTTGTATGGGATTTTTACTAAACAATATTACTGATTTCCTGCGCATCGCTAAAAAAATATTCCAATAATTATTTTGAAATTTCTTTACTAGGCAATCGATATATAGATGTTATCAACAGGAGGTCATTATGAAAACAAAAATAATCGCTGAAAAATCCAAACAATTATTCAATCAATTATTGGAGATGAGTAAAGGATATAAATTCAATAAAAAACCGCAAGAACAGGCAGAATCGATAGGAACAGCTGTCAAATTGCTTAAGGCTAATAAATCTTTAAACCTTTATGATCTGGTTAAACAGCTCACAGATAAAGCGATTATAGAATATGACGTCAGGGGCTTTCTTGTAGATTTGATTGCTGCCCTATCAAACAAAAATCAATTTGAGGTTATAAATATTATTATTAACGAAAAGGAAAAACTGATCCGTTATCCTTATCTGGACAGGCACACAATCAATAAGAATTATGAATATATCAAAAACATGTCTATTCTAAAATTTAATACCACCTCACTTAAATATCTGTTGAGCGCGGACATTTTTACCAGAGAATGCCTACACGAATGGTTCCTGAAGACTTACAGCGATTATTCAATTCACAACAATCATTCCGGTCTGTTAGATACTTTTTTTACCAAAGCTATAAAAAGCGGAATTATGGATATAGCAACAATTTTTAATGAAGCTGTAAAAGAAACTGCCCCTGATTATCGAACCAAACAACTTATAGAAAATATTATTAATAACTATATTAAGGGTAAATACAAAGCAGAAGTTATTAATAACATATTTAAACATAAAAATTCCAAATTAAACAGGACGATTGCCGAGACTTTGAAAAATTTAAAACCTTCGGACATACTTAGTATTCTGCATAGTATGGTTAACGCGCCCGAAATTAAACCTGAAATAAAAAAACAAATGGTCCTCTTTTTCTTCGAACCGAATATGGGAAAGCTCAGCCTGCCAACTTCTCACGGTAAACTGATAGTGCTAAAAGATAATGAAGAGGTTTTTGACAAACACGGCGGTTGTCCATAAACTAAAAAAATGCAAAAATTTAAGATCATCGCTTATAATACTAACGTGGCTGGTCTGAAGAATATCGCTTTTGTTTTTATAAAACCTCATGCTGCCGCGAACAACGCTGCGCAGGAATTTATTGAACAGTCCCTTGCTAAAAAAGGTATTAATATCCTGAGCTCCGATACCATCTCGGGAAAAGAGATCAGACAGAAAAATATCATTGACCGGCATTATTCGGAGATATCTAAAAAATCCGCTGTAAAACCTGCTGATCTGGAAATATCGTCGGAAGTAAAAACAAAATTTGCTGATATCTTTCAAGCAAACTGGGATAAAGCCATTACTCAAAAGCAAATGATTAACGGGTTTGAATTCATGAAACTGCTTAATATTGACGCGAAACAGCTTAATGAGCTCTGGGAAAAAGCGGAACGTCATAAAATTGGAAGCGGCTTGTATGCTATTGAATATTTACACCGGGGACAAAAACTTTATGTGCTTAATGGTTTTTACCCGGCCATGCAGGCAAAATATACAAACGAAGACAGTCAGGTTAGATATTATATAGTCAGCTTTCCGCAAACCGGCTGGCAGGAGTTTCGTAAGCTCATCGGGAGCACCGACCCTCAAAAAGCTGACCTTAACTCTATCAGAGGATATTTTCAGCAGCATCAGGATGATTACGGTCTTATGGTTACCAACCAGGACAATGTGGTACATGCCAGCGCATCTGCTCTGGAAGCCATGCAGGAACTTATGATCTGGCAAAACATTCAACCGCAGGAACATCCGCTGGGCAATGCTTTGCTGGAAAACGGGTTAACTCAGGAAGACCTGGAATACTTTCAAACTAATCCGGTCATATCATATAAAGGAGAAAAAACCAATTTATGGAATATTCTTGAGGACAGGAACACAACTGATGCTCTGGATATTATATTGGAAGCATATAGCTATTATATGACCGATAAGATCGAAGCGGAACCCGCTGTTTACACCAAAAAATTTCTGGGCTTTACAGAAAAATTGCAGACGGAAATTGTTGGCCTGCTCTTTGAAAAATTCGGCAATCAATCTGTAGCTGCACTGTTTAAAGAAATTGCCCTTATACATGTGCAAAATCCTCTGATTAACGAAGAAGTTCTGCTTGCGTCCAAATCTCCAAGACGGCAATATCTGCTGGAACAAATGGGTGTAAAATTTATTTCTCTGGAATCTTCTTCCAGCGAACATAAACCCGCGGTTTGCACAAATTTTAATAATATTACCAAAACCGTTGCCGCGATGAAATTGCTCCCCTTTTTAAAAAACAAAGATTTAAAACAGCAAATAATCTTAACATCTGACACTCTTTTATACCTGCATGATAAATCTGTTGTAGGTAAAGCCGAAGGAAAAACCAAAGCAGAGCAGTTAAAAGCAGCTGAAAAAATTTTATATTCGCTGATGGGCAAAGAACACAGGGTATGTTCAAGCGTAGTAGTCTTTGACGCCTCAAAAATGGCAATGTACATCAGTTCTGTTCAAACCAGAATTATTTATAAAAAATTAGATTCCTCCACCGATGAGTTGTTAAAAAAATATATCAGTCTGGCACTGGATGATGAGCTTAAAAACCGCGGACCGCTGGGCAAGGCAGGAGCATATGGCTTGCAGGAACCTGAGATTCTTCAGCTTATGGAAAAAGTTATCGGAGATCCCTTCACTGTTATTGGCCTGCCTGTCAGAAAAACCGAAACAATGTTAAAAAAATGCGGAATAAAGCTCAAGGAAATAAAACCTGCTGATCTTTATCAGTCTATCTGGGGTATTTGGGATAAGCAAAAATACTATACGTTGAATGACCGCCAGGTAAATCTGCTGGATTTGGCCTTCAAAATTATTGAATAAAAAACGTTTTTTTCACGATAAATTTATATGCCCGCAAAAATTATTTCTTTAAATAATTCTATTAAACCGATTAACTCTGCAGAACTGGGTATTTCCACTGAAGACCTGCCTAACCTTGATAAACCGATTAAGCTGACGGCTGGCAAAATGCTGGGGCAGAGGAAAATCAATTTACTCAAAAAAGATTATCCTGATTTATACAATATTTTGTTTGATGTGGAAAACGCAACCAAACTGTTGAAGATCGCTTCTCAATTAAGAATGAAATTTGATTTTGACAAATACAGACCACAGGGCTGGCAAGACCCGCTGGAATACGCCGTTGCAAACAGTTTATACCTGCATCTGGGTGCTGATATTTATATTACTCCGGTAACCGAGTCCTATCGCCGCCACACTTTATTTGTAATGAACGCTGCCAAACAAATCAGCTTTGCGCTGGAAATAAAAATCCCCGGCGAACTGGACGACCGAAGAAATATTTCTCACAAAAATTTTGAAATCGCTGAAAAAATAACGGGTGACCCTGCTACTCAGATAGTCAAACCTTTATTTTTTGAAGCTCTGCCAAAAGGACAATATAGTCTGTACAAACAAACATTTAATTATAACTGGAACGAACCGCTGGGAATTATGGGCTACGAATATGTTCAGGGCAGACGACTGTATAATCTGGGAGAAGTCGGCCTGAAGAGCTTGTTCCTCAGCATTGCCAGCAGTTATAAAAATATAAAAAAATTTTATGACGATCTGGCTGAACAGGCAGTAAAAATTATCCAAAATATCCATCAGGCCGGTTTTATCTGTCAGAATAACGAAGGCACGGACCTGCATACGGAAAACTTTAAAATATTTATAGAAAATGGAAAAGCCAGGCTTTTCTTTGTTTCAGATACAGGAGCCTTTCATGAACCGCCGCTATTCAGCCCTGAGACTTATTTCGGTCTGGATGTAAGGAATTTTGCGCTGTCTCTGCAGGTGTTAATACCTGACCTGGATATTAAAAAATTTGAAGAAAAATATAAAAAGACGTAATAAATCCTACCAGCCTTTTTAAATGTTTAGAAATTTTGAAACCGGGCATATATATAAATGAAACAAAGATAGTATAGGTGTATTTGGGGGTATGGGTTGGTCCGCTTGTCGGAAATCCGCTAAATGCCAGTGATTCTGGCGTTTTCCCAAAAAAATTAAACACCATACGCATTAAGAAACGGACTTTTTATATGCGTTTTGGGCTCAAATTACTGACAGTAATTTTCTTTACTGCATTTAGTTACGGTGAGATCATCGGCGGTTATGCAAGTGATTATCTGGACTATGGAGTTGGGGCCAGAGCCGCTGCCATGGGTAAAGCTGCCCGGACTATAATGAGCGATGCCACAGCCGGCTACTGGAACAGCGCCAGCCTGGCTAAAGTGAAGCAAAGCAGTATAACCTATATGAACATCTCTTTGCTTGATGATGTAAGCTACATACACGCAGGTATGGCATTTCCTTTAGGCAAATCACAAACAATCGCTATCAATTACATCGGCCTTAATGTTGCAGGCATTGAAATGCATAATGGCAATCAACCTTCAGCTACAGCCGATAAAATATTCAGTGCCGGAGCCGGATCGATAATGATGAGCTATGGCTGGGAGATCAATAAATCTTTCAGTGTAGGTTGTACAGGTAAGTACGGTTTTCGCAATATAGACCAGAGTAATGACAGCGTGCTCAGTTGTGATCTTGGTTTTCTTATGAATATCAACACTATTAAAGTAGGCGGTAATATAAGAAATCTGCTTTCCATAGTTGGCGGAGATACTTCCAATCAATATGAATTAGACCTGGATTTGGGAATAAGCGGTAAAATAACCGACAAACTGCTCCTGACCATCGACAGTGCCCGCTTGCTCAGAGGTACAGCCTACTAT includes:
- the hypE gene encoding hydrogenase expression/formation protein HypE gives rise to the protein MINYVLLDHGSGGLLSQDLIRNIFLKYFNTGKQAILTDSALLKVPEKELAMTTDSYVVNPVFFPGGNIGKLAVCGTVNDLAVVGATPLYISCGFIIEEGFPLKDLEIIVKSMATEAKNAGIKIVTGDTKVVEKGSCDKLFINTTGIGILHKNSSKIAIGKNIKVGDKIIINGSIAEHGLAVMMQRHGFQFDTKIKSDCASLNHLIQKILVVCPDIKFMRDATRGGLASVLCECVEKRTFGIKLYEPDIPVKEQVKGISELLGFDPLYVANEGKVVMVVSTKDTEAIMNIMKKDTLGKHAAVIGEVVKETPGTVTLKTNAGGHRIVHMLTGAQLPRIC
- a CDS encoding DUF4342 domain-containing protein; translation: MSEQNKEEYKINGDMLLKKIKELIHEGNIRKITIKDREGHIIITLPLTVGVVGAMLAPALAAVGAVAALLTECTILVERAQDKDKDKND
- a CDS encoding Maf family protein — protein: MQKFKIIAYNTNVAGLKNIAFVFIKPHAAANNAAQEFIEQSLAKKGINILSSDTISGKEIRQKNIIDRHYSEISKKSAVKPADLEISSEVKTKFADIFQANWDKAITQKQMINGFEFMKLLNIDAKQLNELWEKAERHKIGSGLYAIEYLHRGQKLYVLNGFYPAMQAKYTNEDSQVRYYIVSFPQTGWQEFRKLIGSTDPQKADLNSIRGYFQQHQDDYGLMVTNQDNVVHASASALEAMQELMIWQNIQPQEHPLGNALLENGLTQEDLEYFQTNPVISYKGEKTNLWNILEDRNTTDALDIILEAYSYYMTDKIEAEPAVYTKKFLGFTEKLQTEIVGLLFEKFGNQSVAALFKEIALIHVQNPLINEEVLLASKSPRRQYLLEQMGVKFISLESSSSEHKPAVCTNFNNITKTVAAMKLLPFLKNKDLKQQIILTSDTLLYLHDKSVVGKAEGKTKAEQLKAAEKILYSLMGKEHRVCSSVVVFDASKMAMYISSVQTRIIYKKLDSSTDELLKKYISLALDDELKNRGPLGKAGAYGLQEPEILQLMEKVIGDPFTVIGLPVRKTETMLKKCGIKLKEIKPADLYQSIWGIWDKQKYYTLNDRQVNLLDLAFKIIE